The genomic window TGAACATCATCCATCATCCTCTTTACAGTCTGTATCAATGGCaggtatttgtttataagacaatttaaagtgtttttataaaacaagcGATGGTAAAAATaggagataaaaatttttaaatgataagcATAAAACATATCTGAACTACAagtacatatataataataattaattaaaaattatgcgtaaaatcagattaaaatttgttataaatatgcTACAAATTATTCagttaattacaattaatacaattaatttttgaaataattacacTCATAGGTATGTGACATActtataaagtaaatataagtaaataattttaaatatttattattagttatatttataaatttttccagattgaattaattacaataattgaaaatgaaactcttcgatttaatttcatattgttTATGTGCTTtgatattactaatttgcaTCAATGATTCGGAAGCGTGGGATCAATGTGAAGTCGCAAGACAACTTTCTAGTCACGGTTTTGGTAGAGACGAATTGGCCGATTGTAAGTAATCTATTCGTAATCTATTCGattgatataaatttgatttataacgtaattaaattaatgtattcaaatggataaaaaaactgtttgaaaaaaaaaattttgcgggtgcgtacataaaaatatacagaGGGGTGCATTATTAAAtacacaataataaaaagaaatattttcttttttattagtttgatTATTTGTAACGAGAAAATAGTGTATATCGTCGCatggaagtttaaaaaaagaaatgtctGCAATTCAAACTTACTTCTTTCGAGGCGTGCAATTTTGGTTTTAgtacctatattatattattaactatatCTACTTATGCACCTCaccgtataaaataaattggattttgggaattgaagaaactaaaaaaaaaacagatttaaattacattcattatctaaaaagtgaaatttacaaaatttaaagaacccatgacaaaaaacagttttttcacAGTAGCTCTCCCCaaactaaatcaaaattatctttcaataaaaacaaattaaatcggGTTATTCGTTTAgaaactacgatgccacagacagatagataCACAGACACATATTGCGATCAAACTTGTGAcactcttcttttttttctgttcggaggtttaaacaacaacaaatttggAAGAATATTAAAAcccaataattaatattgtaccTAATTTATTTCACTTCTTTAGGGACATGCTTAGTTATGAGTGAAAGCAGTGGAGATTTTAGTGTTATTGGAGGTCCAAATACAGATGGTAGCCGTGATTGGGGTTTATTCCAAATTAATGATCGATATTGGTGTGGAGTTGGTTGGGCTGGTAAAGAATGTAATGCTGATTGTTATGGTAAGTTCTAAATTAAGGTAGTCCGGCTGCTTGAGCAAATGgtgaatgttaatttttttgtggtaaataacagttcaaagtcccttgatcacaataaacacagtccTGGGGGGCctcttgaaaattttgaaatatttcattttaaaaatgtgatttttaacatagtaccttatggaagaactcacataatgttaattgtacaaaaattaatcggcgATTGAGCTTCAAatgttttcatcattttcaaatttaccaCACATTCTGTTTATGCATAAAAACATTAACTTTTATTTGGCGCttactaaaaagaaaaacataaaaaactttttgacgcttttacgatatttgagagcattttattaaatttaagtcatacaaattgcctagttgactagttgACTAGTCTCGTGACGGCCGAACCACTTTAAGTAGGTACTAAAAATTCTACCTTTATTCATGTaggtatttttttcagtttagaaagaattttaagaaattattaactTTCAATTCACAGTAAGAACTAGTTTTAAGAAGAGCTACGAAAAAGATGATTTCCACTCGGCTAATTATTTTATGCATGGCATCTGAGAGCGGCTACCCACACTGCGTTTACTAGTGTGCATTTCAGTAGaaagtttaaaatcattttaggacaatttttatcaaattatttctcaTGATTTTCTAGCAATATAATTTCCAGACAGAAATTTGGTTGCTCTACTAACGCGAATCCATCTTTAACTAACGCAGCCGATCTCAGATACAAAACGTACTTCTCTCGAATACATTGCCAGCTCTTGTACCATACTtgttgcaagaaaatatgttcttagcatggtagcaagtaaatattttcttgactcaaaaaaattgtaccctgctcaactttaatttttaagcaatcaaatatttgttcactttaattaaggtagtacgagcaccaaggcaattttactTTTAGggctgaaattatttgtaccttattttcaactttgatgatgaattttgctgtaaattcatgaatgtagccgaaaaataagaatacaatttttcgatatcagccttggttttcgaaatattgaaatctaaattaattaaactaaattaacaatttacgttttttgaaaattactccagatatcgaaaattttattcttactttttgtcttatattgtcaagtaataacataattcactaccaaaattgaaattatattttttttttaaatttgtgtacccactaccgtgcttatacatccttaattagtcgggatcaacgggttttttttgttttcaataatttattaaggtttttactttaatttaaatagttttttatttttttattttaaatttccaccgactagttttagtaaaatctataaaaacatatcatccagcTACCCTTTTTcctataagaccaatgttaaatatatttttttgaagtgatttatttaattaaataatcggtaaatcccccctaaaattttcagaaataatttaaacttaaaccCACTTAAACTTCATgaagttcatttaaaaaaaaatcaagttttttattaaaaattgtcttGGTTCTCGTACATCCATTAGTATTGAGATAATTcagtaattttatgtattatgcaatgtggaaaattttcagaatatttgCTGTAGGTAAATTTAAGTAAGGAAATTACCTactaataattgtaaaattgtttgtAGCTTTCTTGAATGACGATATCAGTGATGACGTACAATGTGCACGAAAAATTCAGGGAATTCATGGCTTGGATGCATGGTATGGTTGGCAAGCGAAATGCAAAGGAGGTCCACCAAGCGTTGATCattgtttctaaaaatattttattgttaaatgatACGAAGAGCGAACGAAGGTAAGCAATTGATAAACAGGGTGCGATCGAActtattcactaaaaataaagtgATATTTTCTGCACATGTATTTAGAATGTTTAACTgcgtaaacaatttttgtattttccaataatttaataaataatgtgaattgaaattataaatttttttctccttcattttcaaatttgtgatcaaatcTATCTCTAATAGGATTTAAGAATGCGGAGTCcatcatattattatatgatgtactgatattttaatattatataaaacattgtaCCCCTCACCCTCCTCCCCCCATTACCAATtatgtgtttatattttgaaatatatattacatttccGTTTAATTGGATAACCTTAATTGAGTAAAGAGAATTTTCATCTATCAATTAAGAGAACGAATTCCCtgaatgtatataatttttgattttttgtaatagGGCCGATCCCTGTGGTACTGCTATACCGGGTCAACCCGCGGTAGACGAGGAGCAAGCTCCTAACACTCTACCATGTTCCAAAAAGAAGTTTAATATACTGGTCTCGCAATGCGAGACGTACCAGATATTAAGCTGATAAGAACAGACACTACACTTTGATCTTAGCTCATTGAGCCGAGAAGCGATAACAAATAGCgggtaaaaatatgattatatacaTCCTAAAAGAACAACTCACTTGCgagagtttaaaaataaataataattttgcgaAAAGGATGTACACTGTAAGAAAGAAAGAGACGAATATATGGTAAGCGTACCCTATTGAAGTAGTACGATACCGTGTAGACTGTAGGTGAATAGGTGTAGAGTGTGATACAGGTAGATAGGTACCTGTCGCTAATATAAATACCTTAAGCAATAAATAGGTACAATATATCTAAATACAGAGTCAAATTGTTTTATATCGTACTTGTAGGATATATGAAATTCTGAGGACTCCAATTTGTTTGAATataaatcaatcattttctaaaatgatttttctgaaaattctgagatatcaattaaaatcggtttacgAGGAATtatattagttaaaatattcAGTCGGAAAATCAACCACATTTTAGTGGCTATGGATTATTGTAAGTAATTATCGctctaaaataaaaacttttcgtttAGAATTTTAGGCGATATCTATAAAACTAGACATTTCCTTCTCTCCactcaaattatttttgccctcTGAAAgctttctgattttaaataatataaaaatagaaacactttttttttttttaaatcatcaaaatcggagctgttattgagaaCTTCCGAGtcaaaacattcattgatgcgactattaATACTTCAAATAATAGCTTTATGACTGTGAAGCAATTGTTCAGCTAGAGAATTTCTAGAAAATGAAATCTAAtcgacaaacaattttttattaattgaaattattataaaaaaattttaatgggtaGAAATGAATTAAGCAGAAatgaatgaaacaaaattagtgggtttcaaaaaaattccaataaggtcgga from Chrysoperla carnea chromosome 2, inChrCarn1.1, whole genome shotgun sequence includes these protein-coding regions:
- the LOC123293612 gene encoding lysozyme-like, with the translated sequence MKLFDLISYCLCALILLICINDSEAWDQCEVARQLSSHGFGRDELADWTCLVMSESSGDFSVIGGPNTDGSRDWGLFQINDRYWCGVGWAGKECNADCYAFLNDDISDDVQCARKIQGIHGLDAWYGWQAKCKGGPPSVDHCF